A single region of the Pelobates fuscus isolate aPelFus1 chromosome 4, aPelFus1.pri, whole genome shotgun sequence genome encodes:
- the LOC134608225 gene encoding uncharacterized protein LOC134608225: MQALCNLSGRKERLSLQEEEEEEEATLKHNQPPPPTATPKHNQPPPPTATPKHNQPPPPTSNPKHNQPPPPTATPKHNQPPAPDIQPQTQPASTSHSNPQTQPASTSHSNPQTQPASTSHTYIAHKKPFQTQPASTSNLKHNQPPPPTSTPKHNQPPPPTSTPKHNQPPPPTSTPKHNQPPPPTSTPKHNQPPPPTSTPKHNQPPPPTSKPNQTPPIPPKHNNLYLPHHPQTQPASTSNPKHNQPPPLTSNPQTQPASTSPNTTSLHLPHQPPNTTSLHLPHQPQPASTSHINPQTQPASTSHIQTQPDPTNPPKHNTPPNPTRPHQSHPNITNTSKPLKTQPNQPTSPTSQIPTSHPKTQPASTSHINPLTQPASTSHIHPQPASTSHIQPQTQPASTSHSNPQTQPASCSPHPTSNTTSLHLPHPTPKHNQPPPPTSTPNTTSLHLPHQPPNTTSLHLPHQPPNTTSLHLPHQPQTHPTPTSLHLPHQPPNTTSFHLPHPTPKHNQPPPPLTPKHNQPPPPTSNPKHNKPPPPTSNPKHNQPPPPTSNPKHNQPPPTTSTPKHNQPPPPTSTPKHNQTPPIPPKHNNHPQTQPASTSHINPQTQPASNSHINPQTQPASTSHINPQTQPASTSHINPQTQPASTSHINPQTQPASTSHIQPPNTTSLHLHQPPNTTSLHLPHPTPNTTSLHLPHQPQTQPASTSLINHQTQPASTSNPKHNQPPPPTPNTTSLHLPHPTPNATSLHLPQQPPNTTSLLLPTSNLKHNQPPPPTATPKHNQPPPPTATPKHNQPPPPTATPKHNQPPPPTSNPKHNQPPPPTSTPKHNQLPPPTSTPKHNQLPPPTSTPKHNQPPPPTSTPKHNQPPLGFTLNVC; this comes from the exons ATGCAAGCTCTGTGTAACCTGTCTGGAAGGAAGGAACGGCTGAGTctgcaggaggaggaggaggaggaggaag CAACCCTCAAACACAACCAGCCTCCACCTCCCACAGCAACCCCCAAACACAACCAGCCTCCACCTCCCACAGCAACCCCCAAACACAACCAGCCTCCACCTCCCACATCCAACCCCAAACACAACCAGCCTCCACCTCCCACAGCAACCCCCAAACACAACCAGCCTCCTGCTCCCGACATCCAACCTCAAACACAACCAGCCTCCACCTCCCACAGCAACCCCCAAACACAACCAGCCTCCACCTCCCACAGCAACCCCCAAACACAACCAGCCTCCACCTCCCACA CCTACATCGCCCACAAAAAGCCCTTCCAAACACAACCAGCCTCCACCTCCAACCTCAAACACAATCAGCCTCCACCTCCCACATCAACCCCCAAACACAACCAGCCTCCACCTCCCACATCAACCCCCAAACACAACCAGCCTCCACCTCCCACATCAACCCCCAAACACAACCAGCCTCCACCTCCCACATCAACCCCCAAACACAACCAGCCTCCACCTCCCACATCAACCCCCAAACACAACCAGCCTCCACCTCCCACATCCAAACCCAACCAGACCCCACCAATCCCACCCAAACATAACAA CCTCTACCTCCcacatcacccccaaacacaaCCAGCCTCCACATCCAACCCCAAACACAACCAGCCTCCACCTCTCacatccaacccccaaacacaacCAGCCTCCACCTCCCCAAACACAACCAGCCTCCACCTCCCTCATCAACCCCCAAACACAACCAGCCTCCACCTCCCACATCAACCCCAACCAGCCTCCACCTCCCACATCAACCCCCAAACACAACCAGCCTCCACCTCCCACATCCAAACCCAACCAGACCCcaccaatccccccaaacacaaTACGCCCCCTAACCCAACCAGACCCCACCAATCCCACCCAAACATAACAAACACATCTAAACCCCTGAAAACACAACCAAACCAGCCTACATCTCCCACCTCTCAAATACCCACCAGTCACCCCAAAACACAACCAGCCTCTACCTCCCACATCAACCCCCTAACACAACCAGCCTCCACCTCCCACATCCATCCCCAACCAGCCTCCACCTCCCACATCCAACCCCAAACACAACCAGCCTCCACCTCCCACAGCAACCCCCAAACACAACCAGCCTCCTGCTCCCCACATCCAACCTCAAACACAACCAGCCTCCACCTCCCacatccaacccccaaacacaacCAGCCTCCACCTCCCACATCAACCCCAAACACAACCAGCCTCCACCTCCCACATCAACCCCCAAACACAACCAGCCTCCACCTCCCTCATCAACCCCCAAACACAACCAGCCTCCACCTCCCACATCAACCCCAAACACATCCAACCCCAACCAGCCTCCACCTCCCACATCAACCCCCAAACACAACTAGCTTCCACCTCCCacatccaacccccaaacacaacCAGCCTCCACCTCCATTAACCCCCAAACACAACCAGCCTCCACCTCCCACATCCAACCCCAAACACAACAAGCCTCCACCTCCCACATCCAACCCCAAGCACAACCAGCCTCCACCTCCCACATCCAACCCCAAACACAACCAGCCTCCACCTACTACATCAACCCCCAAACACAACCAGCCTCCACCTCCCACATCAACCCCCAAACACAACCAGACCCCACCAATCCCACCCAAACATAACAA TCACCCCCAAACACAACCAGCCTCTACCTCCCATATCAACCCCCAAACACAACCAGCCTCCAACTCCCACATCAACCCCCAAACACAACCAGCCTCCACCTCCCACATCAACCCCCAAACACAACCAGCCTCCACCTCCCACATCAACCCCCAAACACAACCAGCTTCCACCTCCCACATCAACCCCCAAACACAACCAGCTTCCACCTCCCacatccaacccccaaacacaacCAGCCTCCACCTCCATCAACCCCCAAACACAACCAGCCTCCACCTCCCACATCCAACCCCCAACACAACCAGCCTCCACCTCCCACATCAACCCCAAACACAACCAGCTTCTACCTCCCTCATCAACCACCAAACACAACCAGCCTCCACCTCCAACCCCAAACACAACCAGCCTCCACCTCCAACCCCAAACACAACCAGCCTCCACCTCCCACATCCAACCCCAAACGCAACCAGCCTCCACCTCCCACAGCAACCCCCAAACACAACCAGCCTCCTGCTCCCCACATCCAACCTCAAACACAACCAGCCTCCACCTCCCACAGCAACCCCCAAACACAACCAGCCTCCACCTCCCACAGCAACCCCCAAACACAACCAGCCTCCACCTCCCACAGCAACCCCCAAACACAACCAGCCTCCACCTCCCACATCCAACCCCAAACACAACCAGCCTCCACCTCCCACATCAACCCCCAAACACAACCAGCTTCCACCTCCCACATCAACCCCCAAACACAACCAGCTTCCACCTCCCACATCAACCCCCAAACACAACCAGCCTCCACCTCCCACATCAACCCCCAAACACAACCAGCCTCCACTGG GTTTCACATTAAATGTCTGCTAA